From a single Budorcas taxicolor isolate Tak-1 chromosome X, Takin1.1, whole genome shotgun sequence genomic region:
- the LOC128069824 gene encoding 60S ribosomal protein L23a-like, producing the protein MKMAPKAKKEAPAPPKAEAKAKALKAKKAVLKGVHSHKKKKIRTSPTFRRPKTLRLRRQPKYPRKSAPRRNKLDHYAIIKFPLTTESAMKKIEDNNTLVFIVDVKANKHQIKQAVKKLYDIDVAKVNILIRPDGEKKAYVRLAPDCDALDVANKIGII; encoded by the coding sequence ATGAAGATGGCGCCGAAGGCGAAGAAGGAAGCCCCTGCCCCTCCTAAagctgaagccaaagcaaaagctTTGAAGGCCAAGAAAGCAGTGTTGAAAGGTGTCCACagccacaagaaaaagaagatcCGGACGTCACCCACCTTCCGGCGGCCCAAAACACTGCGGCTCAGGAGGCAGCCCAAATATCCTCGGAAGAGCGCCCCTAGGAGAAACAAACTTGACCACTATGCTATCATCAAATTCCCCCTCACCACCGAGTCAGCCATGAAGAAAATAGAAGACAACAACACACTGGTGTTCATTGTGGATGTCAAGGCCAACAAACACCAAATCAAACAGGCTGTGAAGAAGCTCTATGACATTGACGTGGCCAAGGTCAATATTCTGATCAGGCCTGATGGAGAGAAGAAGGCATATGTTCGACTGGCTCCTGACTGTGATGCTTTGGATGTTGCCAACAAAATTGGGATCATCTAA